TGTGTAATTGCTTAGAACAAgccaaagacaaaaaacaaaacacaaacaaggaTTCTTGGAGAACACTGTAAAAGGCAGCAACGTATTACACGAACACCACTTTATCATCTGTGCTGGAATCAGTGGCTATAGGAGACCAACtcccctttttgctttttaagctgCAGTTTTTTGAGGCAAGGCTAAGAAATGTTTGcaagggaataaaaaggaagtCTTCGTATTTCTAATtccagagttaaaaaaaaaaaaagacaataacaaGTCTATCAATCTTTACAGCTTTCATtcagttttataaaaaaatatagCATTTTATATATCCATAAATATAATATAGACGCCAAAACATACACCTACAGTTCTGCTTCAGTAATATCCTCATCAGGGCAACAATAGTATTCCACAAAACAGATCTGTCCATCCTCATTCCTAATTATATACTGCAGTGAAAGAAATCCTCTAGTATCTGTTCAAATGGACACTTTACAAGATAAAGCCAGTGCCTTTGTAGATGGTTTAAGCAAAGAAATCTTGTACctgcaggggagaaaaaaagtcatctgaaaaaaatacattgtgcAGAGAGGAGCTGAAACATTACTCCCAATTAAAGCCATAGAATAACTAAAAAACAATTAGCAACGTGCTAATTTGATCTTTTCCTGGTATCAACATTGGACAGACATTGTTATCGCTTAGCTTTTGATCACAGACACAGACTTTTATCAGATgggaagtacttttttttcctgtactagtGAAATAAATGTCACAGTAATgcaaaaacagttttttaaactTTCGAGCAAGAATGTATGACCTGCTACAGAGGGCATTGATCACAGACTTACTAACCTGTTTGTCTGGGTCTGGTTACAGTGGAATGATTCCATCAAATCAGAGTCCCTGGGGTAGTCCAGATGTGCACTTCCTGCATTTCCAAAAGTGGATAACCTGGAAGACAAAAGGCACCATCTCAAAAAACCCGATCGCAGCTCTGTAAAAACTCGTCAGACTTGGTCATCTTGCATATCTCAATGGCTGTTTCACAAAACACtactgtttgttttgctttatttaattaaaaattctaAACTGTCCACATCAGTGTCACATTTACCAGGTTGTCAATATATTAATTACTATGTTAATTAGATTACATATTGTGATTTGCTATATTCATTACAATTCTTCCTGAAATAAACCAATATTATAAGACAGTTCCCCCCCTTCACCCTGAAAACTTCCAGTCCTTACCCACTGAAGAGCAGGAAGGCCAAGCATGAACATTTGAGTTGAAAGCATAGTTTCCAGTACCTGAAGTAGGGTTTATCTGAAGACATGGTAATCTGCAGAACTTGACTGGTCATATCCAGTTCAGCAAATGCTTCTTGTAGCCCCTCCGACTGCAGGATAATTTTATTAACAACATTTGTACTGCAGAAATCAAAGTCTAACAACTCATCAGGTTCTTGACTGTTAATTTTGCACACTGTCACTACTCCTCCTTCTTCCAAGAACAGCATCAAGGGATAACCATAACCATGATAACACATCCTAAGGGCCGTTGATGTTCctgaaaaagagaatgaaatataCATTCTTCAGAGAGCTAGCTAGCACATCTGATCActttaaaaaattcagattttactgGCATATGGGGCACAGATCAATTTGATTTAGCATGCTTTGTCCAGCCTCTAACACACTAATGTAGCATGCTCAGTGTAGCCTCCTAGACACCCTTTGAAGTGTTAATGGTTATGCAGCAAAACGAAATGATTTGTATGTAGACACCAGTTCAAATCCAACTCATGTCATGTACCAAACGGGTAACACTAGCTGTGACAATGAAGCTGGGTATGCTACAAATAGTTTAGTGGACTTGGAAAATCTTCCATGGTCCTGAGGCTCTCTCTGGCTCACATCGTCTTTCTTTACTACTCTTGATACTTGTGCAACCCAAACTGAAGTTAATGCAGCTTAGCTTGCATTATGGTCACATCCTCCTTTTGCTATGTAATCATAATCTGAATGTTTGGTTTCCCAAAATCACGGTGCTGTTTAGCACAGTTGATTTAGGTCTTTAGGTCAGAgtcacaaaagaagcagcagaggaatATGGAGTTCAATGCATAGCTGCAATGGTAGAACTGCCTGAGAAAATTGCCATGGTATCACTCTACTTCACATGAGTACACAGTGCATCTTGTAGCACTCATACAGTTATGCTAACTTGTAGTTATTTTtgcttgtgaaaacatttttttgaaccaccatgaagttaaaaaagaattaatttataggaaataaaatttgctaagacttgtttttttaaataaatgggtTCATGTAATTCAATATTTGTATACATAATTGTGAAGGTAGTTTCCCACGCGCCTCTGTCACCAAaaagactacaaacatcagcaATAATACAGTCTACTTGATTTTTGTAATTCACATATACAATAAACAAAATCTAAAGTGCTCTATTCACCTGAGAATTGTGCATAGGGGGAGAGATGGTGTGCTTACGGCACAAAGTGGTACCCAATTCAGCCACAGATTTCTTGTGAGACAGCTTTTGTGCTTTTTCAGCTCAAAATGACAGCTCTGATAAGAGGTGCCCGAGCTTGCCCAAGCAGTAATCTTTTAGCCTGATGCTGAGGGTATGTGCAGCCTGCCCTGCTGGCCATTTAAAGCATATGACAGTGTGAAGCACCGTCCCTAGTAGAAGGAACCTTGGTGCTGTCTACAATCATACTGACTACCCTGAATGGGCTGCAGAGGAACTATTCTGTCAGCTGTGCCTAGGTTTCCCCTTAAGTGAAGGGCACTCAGGAACAAATTAGCATTTGTGTGATGTGGATGATCTGGGCCCTGGACTGAAAACAGATCGACAGTAAAGGCAGTCATGGCGTGTGTCAGTCCTGGGGGACAGTGCTGGCCTCAGTGTCAGAATTCCAGCCTAAACATATCACATGAATTGCCAGAGATGCCTGAACAAACTACTTGACATGTCTTCTTAACAAGATTATAGAAACTGTTTGAGATTTTCAGCCCCAAACCCGAGCAAGGGTGCAAGATAGGGCTGTTCATTGGACCTCATGCCACAAAAGGGTTCTCTCCCAAAACAAGTGGTTCTTTTGTGCCTTACACAGTTCCAGGAAACATTATCTTCACAGGAAGACTCCTCTGTTTCTCAGTTACCCCAATAATGTCACACGACATATACCTTTATTCCATCTTCCAAACTGAGTCAGCCTCTTTTagcatctcctgctgcagcagtCCCTGACACACTGGCTAGGCTCACATCCATCAgctcctttcttctctccattgactgttaTCACAGCACACACTTGTATTAGCATAAGTAAACAGGATGGATCCTGCTTAACAGCGATAGCTGCCAAGCTTACAAGGACTTAAGGTGAGGAAGTCAGAAGTTTTGCCAAGACTGGAAATCTCCCCATTGCTATGTACAGGTTTCACTATGTGACTACACGATACACATACACGGTCAAGGTGAATATGCACCATACCTGGCAAAGAACTGGTACCAAAAATGGTCAAGCAGTCGAGAAGAACAGACAAATTGATCAAGAACATCACCAATTCCTCCTGAAGAGCAAATTCCTGAAAAATTTCTGCCtataagagaaaggaaaaacatgaagaGAGGGGAGTTTCTGCAATTATTTTACAGCTTACACTTATCTCCTTAAATTCAGCACTTTCACTTTCAGAGATCAGTGTAATACAAAGTGATTTCTACATGTAACACAAtatctgttaaagaaaaataggTCTTCATCCTcaaaaactagtaaaataaaaTCAGGTCACAGTTTAAACAAAGTAGTGTGGCATAAGCATGAAAAACTCAACTTTTGTTTTCTATAGTTAAAAACAAGCTACAAATGTTAAAGCCTAAACCTGCCTATTTATGGAGCTGGAAACATTCAGGGAACTATATAATGTAAATGCCACACTTCTCAAGAAACAATActtatttacttttcttctttaggagcatgatgaaacatttcaaataataaaaatatgtaactgctttttcaaaagcagctcaaatcatcccattttttttctcagatattcTGTTCCTGCAGTTAGCAGAAAGCAGCTGGTGCCCAGTGGAAAACAGGAGGTAGCCTGGAGTAGTTTACCCTCATAAGGCTAGCCAAAGGCATGTTTCAGCACGTGGTGAACTCGCCTAACAGCTCAACACTTTCAAAGGAACCTCCAGTCACTGttcccctgctcccatccccctCTGTTTCCTGCTTCTGCCCACATGTGCCTGCTGCTTAACTTCGACTAGCACACAATGGCCACTTCATGAACCAGCTTAACCTAACCAAACAAATACAGCActagtgttaatgttaatcttaatcaacattaatcttcaaagtgttatcatcctgtgtatagccctcacccagaactgggttaaaagaccagttaataagaaaccagaatgatgaagctagtgagtgggtgtttgattggaggagatcaagatgtatatgttttaatttaagaacactatggtgatagatagtttagtttgttgtggattctatactgctcgcttctgtaattttaaacaatgaagatttgttgcttagaagttagataactaacaggtgtgtgtttgtaattgtgtggagtagtaaataatt
This region of Calonectris borealis chromosome W, bCalBor7.hap1.2, whole genome shotgun sequence genomic DNA includes:
- the LOC142074977 gene encoding LOW QUALITY PROTEIN: cell cycle checkpoint protein RAD1-like (The sequence of the model RefSeq protein was modified relative to this genomic sequence to represent the inferred CDS: substituted 1 base at 1 genomic stop codon), encoding MPLASLMRAEIFQEFALQEELVMFLINLSVLLDCLTIFGTSSLPGTSTALRMCYHGYGYPLMLFLEEGGVVTVCKINSQEPDELLDFDFCSTNVVNKIILQSEGLQEAFAELDMTSQVLQITMSSDKPYFRLSTFGNAGSAHLDYPRDSDLMESFHCNQTQTNRYKISLLKPSTKALALSCKVSIXTDTRGFLSLQYIIRNEDGQICFVEYYCCPDEDITEAEL